The following coding sequences are from one Paenibacillus sp. FSL R5-0912 window:
- a CDS encoding sugar kinase yields the protein MSKQLDAVTFGEPMAMFYANEAGPLHEVTSFSKALAGAESNVAIGLSRLEHLTGYVTKLGEDNFGQFIALALNKEKIDTDSITTTKEFSTGMLIKSKVLTGDPKVEYFRKNSAASKLSLADFNEDYFASAGHLHVTSISSALSASCHEFSLHAMEFMKQRGKTVSLDPNLRPTLWPDKETMVNTINDLATRCDWFLPGHGEGRILTGLDTPEEIAGYYLERGVSLVVIKLGPEGAYYKTSTGEEGYVDGFKVEQVVDTVGAGDGFAVGVISAMLEKLSVAQAVKRGNAIGALAVMSPGDMDGLPTRDGLEKFMNAGV from the coding sequence ATGAGTAAACAGCTGGATGCAGTCACATTCGGGGAGCCTATGGCCATGTTCTACGCTAATGAAGCCGGCCCCTTGCATGAGGTTACTTCTTTCTCGAAAGCGCTGGCAGGCGCGGAGAGCAATGTGGCCATCGGATTGTCACGCCTGGAGCACCTGACCGGTTATGTGACCAAGCTTGGCGAAGACAACTTCGGCCAATTCATCGCCTTGGCGCTGAATAAAGAGAAAATTGATACGGACAGCATTACAACAACCAAGGAGTTCTCCACCGGCATGCTGATCAAATCCAAAGTGCTGACCGGAGATCCCAAGGTTGAATATTTCCGCAAAAATTCCGCCGCCTCCAAGCTGAGCCTGGCTGACTTCAACGAGGATTATTTCGCTTCTGCAGGTCATTTGCATGTGACCAGTATCTCTTCCGCCCTCTCGGCTTCCTGCCATGAGTTCTCGCTGCATGCCATGGAATTCATGAAGCAGCGCGGCAAAACCGTCTCGCTCGACCCGAATCTGCGCCCGACCCTCTGGCCGGACAAAGAAACCATGGTCAATACCATCAATGACCTGGCGACCCGCTGCGACTGGTTCCTGCCGGGACACGGTGAAGGCAGAATCCTGACCGGCCTTGATACTCCGGAAGAGATTGCCGGTTATTATCTGGAACGCGGCGTATCCCTGGTTGTCATCAAGCTCGGTCCTGAAGGCGCTTATTACAAAACGTCCACCGGTGAAGAAGGTTATGTGGACGGCTTCAAGGTGGAGCAGGTTGTGGATACAGTCGGCGCCGGAGACGGCTTCGCCGTTGGCGTAATCAGCGCCATGCTGGAGAAGCTGAGCGTAGCCCAAGCTGTGAAGCGCGGCAATGCGATCGGCGCGCTCGCCGTAATGTCGCCTGGTGATATGGATGGGCTTCCAACCCGTGACGGGCTGGAGAAATTCATGAACGCTGGCGTATAA
- a CDS encoding phosphotransferase-like protein produces the protein MDRGKIVFLNGVTSAGKTSIVDALQLKSNEFFYVVANDLFEEMIGERYLREDYWKYLSEAIIMMYHTAKLFSDHGKNVLIDGIMVERPELKPHYEKVKNIFSEHPLFIVEVFCPLDICRQRNIVRENRTEDQSEWQHKIMAKDIQYNCTVNTHLNTSEECADLILKSIFAEKI, from the coding sequence ATGGACAGAGGTAAAATCGTATTTTTAAACGGTGTTACAAGTGCTGGAAAAACATCAATAGTAGATGCTTTACAGTTAAAATCGAACGAATTTTTTTATGTTGTTGCTAATGACCTTTTTGAAGAAATGATAGGTGAACGTTATCTCCGTGAAGATTATTGGAAGTATTTAAGTGAAGCAATTATCATGATGTATCATACAGCTAAATTATTTTCTGACCATGGGAAAAATGTTCTTATTGATGGCATTATGGTAGAAAGACCTGAGTTGAAACCACATTATGAAAAAGTGAAGAATATATTTTCTGAGCACCCACTATTCATTGTTGAAGTATTTTGCCCTTTAGATATTTGCCGTCAGAGAAATATTGTAAGAGAAAATAGAACTGAAGATCAATCTGAGTGGCAACATAAAATCATGGCAAAAGATATCCAATATAATTGTACTGTCAACACTCATTTAAACACCTCCGAAGAATGTGCAGATTTGATATTAAAAAGTATATTTGCAGAAAAAATATGA
- a CDS encoding LacI family DNA-binding transcriptional regulator — protein sequence MKKLTIEDVAQKAGVSKSTVSQFLNKRFKYMSEATRQRIAEVIDELNYQPNGLARSLKQNRTHMVGIIVANIDYSLSIQCIRAIENELQRHGIQVIICNADENADKENTYVETLVARQVDGLIIFPTGDQPAPYIKLIEAEYPLVFMDRLVDGISTQSLLLDNEMAVKTAVRELTKHRHEAVAILSLPLGLNAITPRKERMSGYKKAMEEAGLPLQDTYMRSVPREEIATALDELLRLPQPPTALIAANDLVLGEILKYANRNAIAIPGQLSVIGIDDAEFARIYNPDITTIRQPAYEMGMQAAKIMLSLINDADGSVPITYRFPPSLQQGQSVRPPVLKK from the coding sequence ATGAAAAAGCTGACCATAGAAGATGTGGCCCAGAAAGCGGGCGTATCGAAAAGCACAGTTTCGCAATTTTTGAATAAACGGTTCAAATATATGAGTGAAGCGACCAGACAGCGTATCGCTGAGGTTATTGATGAGCTTAACTACCAGCCGAATGGACTGGCCCGCAGCCTGAAGCAGAACCGTACGCATATGGTGGGTATTATTGTGGCCAATATTGATTACTCGCTGTCCATCCAGTGTATCCGGGCGATTGAGAATGAGCTGCAGCGCCACGGAATTCAGGTCATTATCTGCAACGCTGACGAGAATGCGGATAAGGAGAATACTTATGTGGAGACCCTGGTCGCCCGCCAGGTGGACGGTCTGATTATTTTCCCGACCGGAGATCAGCCTGCGCCATACATTAAGCTGATTGAAGCGGAATACCCGCTGGTCTTCATGGACCGGCTGGTAGACGGGATCTCGACCCAGAGCCTGCTGCTCGATAACGAGATGGCGGTGAAGACAGCGGTCAGGGAGCTGACCAAGCACAGGCATGAAGCAGTCGCCATTTTGTCATTGCCGCTTGGCCTGAACGCTATTACCCCGCGCAAAGAGCGGATGAGCGGATACAAAAAGGCTATGGAGGAAGCAGGCCTGCCGCTGCAGGATACCTATATGCGCAGTGTGCCGCGGGAAGAAATCGCCACCGCACTTGATGAGCTGCTGCGGCTTCCCCAGCCGCCGACAGCGCTGATTGCCGCCAATGATCTTGTACTGGGCGAGATCCTTAAGTACGCGAACCGTAATGCCATTGCCATTCCCGGCCAGCTGTCCGTCATCGGGATTGACGATGCTGAGTTCGCCCGGATCTATAATCCGGACATCACTACGATCCGCCAGCCGGCTTATGAGATGGGCATGCAGGCTGCGAAGATTATGCTCTCCCTGATCAACGATGCGGACGGCTCTGTGCCGATTACCTACCGTTTTCCGCCTTCGCTGCAGCAGGGCCAGTCGGTCCGCCCGCCAGTGCTGAAGAAATAA
- a CDS encoding RNA polymerase sigma factor, translating to MQSREMPYSVTIAPSMTLREMMETYGPDVWNYAFFLTRSREQASDISQEVFLKAYKSVGKYRGQATLKTWLLTITRNTAFSWRRNSFWRKFAPLGNHQNTGAALSAEKEAIGNQYVSRIWEIIMELPDKYREVLVLDIQQDLSVAEMSALLGIAQGTVKSRLGRARNKVRTAIKEEDL from the coding sequence ATGCAAAGTAGAGAGATGCCTTATAGCGTGACCATCGCTCCGTCCATGACCCTGCGGGAAATGATGGAGACTTACGGCCCGGATGTGTGGAACTATGCTTTTTTCTTGACCCGCAGCCGGGAGCAGGCGAGTGACATCAGTCAGGAGGTATTCCTTAAGGCATATAAGAGTGTCGGCAAGTACCGGGGCCAGGCCACTTTGAAAACCTGGCTGCTGACCATCACGCGCAACACCGCGTTCAGCTGGAGGCGGAACAGCTTCTGGCGGAAATTTGCTCCGCTAGGTAATCATCAGAATACTGGAGCAGCCCTGTCTGCTGAAAAAGAGGCCATCGGCAATCAATATGTGAGCCGTATCTGGGAGATCATTATGGAGCTGCCGGATAAGTACAGAGAGGTGCTTGTGCTGGATATTCAGCAGGACTTATCAGTAGCGGAAATGTCCGCTCTGCTCGGTATCGCGCAGGGGACCGTCAAATCCCGGCTGGGCCGGGCCAGAAATAAAGTGAGAACGGCGATAAAGGAGGAAGACCTGTGA